In a genomic window of Primulina huaijiensis isolate GDHJ02 chromosome 10, ASM1229523v2, whole genome shotgun sequence:
- the LOC140985675 gene encoding uncharacterized protein At4g00950-like has product MGLKVDDHYEINGPNSTPKLSLSKLPTKPREPIQMLTPPLHQSLSIPFQWEVAPGKARAAKATATPPYTATARRPPSKNLVARRLDLPPRLLNDDSEMTIMSSPVTVLEGPYVGRSLSLACTFSFRKGVVAAGEEGAKRGGARNFGSGRWGSFKEEGKFSLSDAFKNEKRIKRFKRRSFFNLSGMDSNILADICASFKHAVPWRRRR; this is encoded by the exons ATGGGGTTAAAAGTAGATGATCACTATGAGATCAACGGGCCAAACTCCACACCTAAACTTTCTCTATCCAAACTTCCAACAAAGCCAAGGGAGCCGATTCAAATGCTGACGCCACCACTTCATCAGTCTCTTTCCATTCCATTCCAGTGGGAGGTGGCGCCGGGGAAGGCAAGGGCCGCCAAGGCCACTGCGACACCACCATATACCGCCACTGCACGCCGTCCTCCTTCCAAAAACTTGGTGGCAAGGCGTTTGGACCTGCCTCCAAGATTGTTGAATGATGATAGTGAGATGACCATAATGTCCTCGCCCGTCACGGTCCTGGAAGGGCCATACGTCGGCCGTTCATTGTCGCTTGCATGCACGTTCTCGTTCCGGAAAGGTGTGGTGGCAGCCGGGGAAGAGGGTGCGAAGAGGGGCGGAGCTAGAAACTTTGGCTCGGGGCGGTGGGGGAGCTTCAAGGAGGAGGGGAAGTTTTCTCTTAGTGATGCTTTCAAGAATGAAAAAAGGATCAAAAGATTTAAGAGGAGAAGCTTTTTTAACTTATCTGGCATGGATTCTAATATATTG GCTGATATTTGTGCAAGCTTTAAGCATGCGGTTCCGTGGAGGCGCAggcgataa
- the LOC140986440 gene encoding uncharacterized protein isoform X2 — protein sequence MDEKGVSEEKNEGLYPIFYGVSCAFSALKFLPEPEICDAKWSEIRNRILQCSAHLLGLLVWSVQTEESNNSVKTQLLHKLENALKEIKELKKRRSEDAKANEKVVSIISSREQKWLDEREVLRQQIGALLNDLRVLENDKDKAIAELNEKLNENEVILLSKDNSFDEQLKKREEVEERLQKAEILIEELKENVKREAQRHSGEITKHKTAIIELVSNQRQLEAEMGRALKQVEAAREELDSVLSQKERSILTTQRLSMELVKMRKDSEQKDQILSAMLRKSKFDTAEKQMLLKEVKESTAKRKQAELETARLRAVSVLKNERNSLRNMLSKHVSSKSHAFAGRAMMSLDAGNFISMKKDYHLEYEKPKIRKGLEVLSLASDPCSTDGTEETQPLKNWVNSEAEKYKLAIEQRHYLELEVFAEQLRLKDEKLEAFRCRMLSMELESKRSQSHIEGLDHDLTQLKQEEMKLKAALLDQEAELNKLKEQLQWQFNPSNLHKINVNPSLHDAVVARDPVWSNVKVIKRKPGQRKPEMKAIAEEISQEMENDKADQIPSSESLNDIVLTLRSGTNIFQQESVESEDVASSETSTSVSQELSNKSNWKMDIHALGVSYKIKRLKQQLLMLERLTGKQESNENGGNKNGVCGLKGFYPLISLLNKQVDRYQSLQAKNDDLCKRMHEKNLNLNNGGSNTAKTEDETKILEQFLEETFQLQRYIVATGQKLMEVQAKIASGFVCDTEDIEKPATFDMKRFADSIRTLFREVQRGLEVQISRIIGDLEGTLACNGIMHLKK from the exons ATGGATGAAAAAGGTGTTTCTGAAGAGAAAAATGAAGGATTATATCCGATATTTTACGGTGTTTCTTGCGCGTTTTCTGCTCTTAAATTCTTGCCAGAGCCTGAAATTTGTGATGCTAAATGGTCAGAAATAAGAAATAGGATACTTCAATGCAGTGCCCATCTTCTGGGATTGCTAGTTTGGAGTGTTCAAACAGAGGAGTCTAATAATAGCGTTAAAACTCAGCTTCTCCATAAGTTGGAGAATGCACTGAAAGAGATAAAAGAATTAAAGAAACGGCGAAGCGAAGATGCAAAAGCTAATGAAAAAGTTGTGAGCATAATTTCATCTAGAGAGCAGAAGTGGTTGGATGAGAGAGAGGTACTTAGGCAGCAAATAGGCGCTTTACTTAACGATTTGAGAGTTCTTGAGAACGACAAGGATAAGGCTATTGCTGAGTTGAACGAAAAATTGAATGAAAACGAGGTCATTTTGCTGTCAAAGGATAATTCTTTTGATGAACAGCTGAAGAAGAGAGAAGAGGTTGAAGAAAGGCTACAAAAGGCTGAGATCCTTATTGAGGAGTTGAAAGAAAACGTTAAGCGTGAGGCTCAACGTCATTCTGGTgaaatcacaaaacataaaacaGCGATTATTGAGCTTGTGTCTAACCAAAGACAGCTTGAGGCGGAGATGGGTCGAGCCCTTAAGCAAGTCGAAGCAGCAAGAGAAGAGCTTGATTCAGTGTTATCGCAGAAGGAGCGGTCTATCTTGACGACTCAAAGATTATCTATGGAACTTGTTAAAATGCGTAAGGATTCAGAACAGAAAGACCAGATTTTGTCGGCTATGTTAAGGAAATCTAAATTCGATACGGCTGAGAAGCAAATGCTTTTAAAAGAAGTGAAAGAATCGACGGCCAAGAGAAAGCAGGCTGAGCTAGAAACAGCGAGGTTGAGGGCAGTTTCTGTattgaaaaatgagagaaattcGTTAAGAAACATGTTGTCTAAGCACGTAAGTTCAAAGTCACATGCATTTGCAGGGAGGGCCATGATGTCTTTAGATGCTGGGAATTTCATATCGATGAAAAAGGATTACCATCTAGAGTATGAAAAACCCAAGATAAGAAAAGGGCTAGAAGTTCTTTCCCTAGCATCCGATCCTTGTTCAACTGATGGAACGGAGGAAACAC AGCCCTTAAAGAATTGGGTAAACTCTGAGGCAGAAAAGTATAAGCTTGCTATTGAACAAAGGCACTATCTTGAATTAGAAGTTTTTGCAGAACAACTGAGACTCAAAGATGAAAAGTTAGAAGCTTTTCGTTGCCGTATGCTAAGCATGGAACTCGAATCAAAGAGGTCACAGTCTCATATTGAAGGGCTAGATCATGACCTTACTCAACTGAAGCAAGAAGAGATGAAGTTGAAAGCCGCACTATTGGACCAGGAAGCTGAATTAAATAAACTTAAAGAGCAATTGCAATGGCAGTTCAACCCTTCAAATCtccataaaataaatgtcaacCCCTCTCTACACGATGCAGTCGTAGCTCGTGACCCCGTTTGGTCGAATGTAAAGGTTATTAAAAGAAAACCAGGACAGAGAAAGCCAGAAATGAAGGCAATAGCTGAAGAAATTTCTCAGGAAATGGAGAATGATAAGGCTGATCAAATCCCATCTAGCGAATCGCTCAATGATATAGTATTGACACTTCGATCAGGGACCAATATTTTCCAGCAAGAGAGTGTCGAGTCTGAGGATGTTGCAAGTTCGGAAACATCGACATCAGTAAGCCAAGAATTAAGCAACAAAAGTAACTGGAAAATGGATATTCACGCTCTAGGTGTGTCATACAAGATTAAGAGACTTAAGCAGCAATTACTCATGCTCGAGAGGCTTACAGGAAAACAAGAAAGTAATGAAAATGGTGGAAACAAAAATGGGGTTTGTGGACTGAAGGGATTCTATCCTCTTATATCACTCTTGAACAAACAGGTTGATCGATATCAGTCGCTTCAGGCCAAAAATGATGATCTTTGTAAGAGAATG CATGAGAAGAACCTGAATTTGAACAATGGAGGTTCCAACACTGCTAAAACAGAGGATGAAACCAAAATACTGGAGCAGTTTCTTGAAGAAACCTTTCAACTACAGAGATATATCGTTGCAACTGGTCAAAAACTAATGGAAGTTCAAGCCAAGATTGCTTCGGGTTTCGTTTGTGATACAGAAGATATCGAAAAGCCTGCAACATTCGACATGAAAAGGTTCGCTGATAGTATTCGAACCCTTTTCCGAGAAGTTCAAAGAGGACTCGAGGTACAGATATCTCGGATCATTGGGGATCTTGAGGGAACCCTTGCGTGTAATGGGATCATGCATCTGAAAAAATAG
- the LOC140986546 gene encoding uncharacterized protein — LPPSQIYLYIHTHTLKLCVCIYNVRCRRELVYVIITPMGLEVDDRNEIKPKLSLSKLPSKPSEPIQMLTPPLHQSLSVPFRWEVEPGKARSTDAVTFSMPSKSVAARRLDLPPRLMSNDDSKISMMSSSPVTVLDGPYVGRSMSLACTFSFRKGVVTAQEEDVRLKKRSGARKLGSGRWGSFKEERKFSLSDAFKNEKKTKRFIKRSFFNLSGMNSNIWVSTL; from the coding sequence CTCCCACCCTCTCAAATCTacctatatatacacacacacacactaaaaTTATGTGTTTGTATATACAATGTCCGATGCAGAAGAGAGCTAGTTTATGTTATAATTACTCCTATGGGCTTGGAAGTAGATGATCGCAATGAAATCAAACCTAAACTTTCTTTATCCAAACTCCCATCGAAGCCGAGCGAGCCGATTCAAATGCTAACGCCTCCACTTCACCAGTCTCTTTCCGTTCCATTCCGGTGGGAGGTGGAACCTGGGAAGGCGAGGTCCACCGATGCCGTCACATTCAGCATGCCTTCCAAGAGCGTGGCAGCGAGGCGTTTGGACTTGCCTCCTAGGTTGATGTCGAATGATGATAGTAAGATTAGCATGATGTCGTCCTCGCCCGTCACGGTGCTCGACGGGCCATATGTTGGTCGTTCCATGTCGCTCGCATGCACGTTTTCGTTCCGAAAAGGTGTGGTTACGGCCCAGGAAGAGGATGTGAGGCTCAAGAAGAGGAGCGGAGCTAGAAAACTGGGCTCGGGCCGTTGGGGGAGCTTCAAGGAGGAGAGGAAGTTTTCCCTTAGTGATGCTTTCAAGAATGAAAAAAAGAccaaaagatttataaagaGGAGCTTCTTTAACTTATCCGGCATGAATTCCAATATTTGGGTCAGTACTTTATGA
- the LOC140986440 gene encoding uncharacterized protein isoform X1, producing MDEKGVSEEKNEGLYPIFYGVSCAFSALKFLPEPEICDAKWSEIRNRILQCSAHLLGLLVWSVQTEESNNSVKTQLLHKLENALKEIKELKKRRSEDAKANEKVVSIISSREQKWLDEREVLRQQIGALLNDLRVLENDKDKAIAELNEKLNENEVILLSKDNSFDEQLKKREEVEERLQKAEILIEELKENVKREAQRHSGEITKHKTAIIELVSNQRQLEAEMGRALKQVEAAREELDSVLSQKERSILTTQRLSMELVKMRKDSEQKDQILSAMLRKSKFDTAEKQMLLKEVKESTAKRKQAELETARLRAVSVLKNERNSLRNMLSKHVSSKSHAFAGRAMMSLDAGNFISMKKDYHLEYEKPKIRKGLEVLSLASDPCSTDGTEETHSTSDVEPLKNWVNSEAEKYKLAIEQRHYLELEVFAEQLRLKDEKLEAFRCRMLSMELESKRSQSHIEGLDHDLTQLKQEEMKLKAALLDQEAELNKLKEQLQWQFNPSNLHKINVNPSLHDAVVARDPVWSNVKVIKRKPGQRKPEMKAIAEEISQEMENDKADQIPSSESLNDIVLTLRSGTNIFQQESVESEDVASSETSTSVSQELSNKSNWKMDIHALGVSYKIKRLKQQLLMLERLTGKQESNENGGNKNGVCGLKGFYPLISLLNKQVDRYQSLQAKNDDLCKRMHEKNLNLNNGGSNTAKTEDETKILEQFLEETFQLQRYIVATGQKLMEVQAKIASGFVCDTEDIEKPATFDMKRFADSIRTLFREVQRGLEVQISRIIGDLEGTLACNGIMHLKK from the exons ATGGATGAAAAAGGTGTTTCTGAAGAGAAAAATGAAGGATTATATCCGATATTTTACGGTGTTTCTTGCGCGTTTTCTGCTCTTAAATTCTTGCCAGAGCCTGAAATTTGTGATGCTAAATGGTCAGAAATAAGAAATAGGATACTTCAATGCAGTGCCCATCTTCTGGGATTGCTAGTTTGGAGTGTTCAAACAGAGGAGTCTAATAATAGCGTTAAAACTCAGCTTCTCCATAAGTTGGAGAATGCACTGAAAGAGATAAAAGAATTAAAGAAACGGCGAAGCGAAGATGCAAAAGCTAATGAAAAAGTTGTGAGCATAATTTCATCTAGAGAGCAGAAGTGGTTGGATGAGAGAGAGGTACTTAGGCAGCAAATAGGCGCTTTACTTAACGATTTGAGAGTTCTTGAGAACGACAAGGATAAGGCTATTGCTGAGTTGAACGAAAAATTGAATGAAAACGAGGTCATTTTGCTGTCAAAGGATAATTCTTTTGATGAACAGCTGAAGAAGAGAGAAGAGGTTGAAGAAAGGCTACAAAAGGCTGAGATCCTTATTGAGGAGTTGAAAGAAAACGTTAAGCGTGAGGCTCAACGTCATTCTGGTgaaatcacaaaacataaaacaGCGATTATTGAGCTTGTGTCTAACCAAAGACAGCTTGAGGCGGAGATGGGTCGAGCCCTTAAGCAAGTCGAAGCAGCAAGAGAAGAGCTTGATTCAGTGTTATCGCAGAAGGAGCGGTCTATCTTGACGACTCAAAGATTATCTATGGAACTTGTTAAAATGCGTAAGGATTCAGAACAGAAAGACCAGATTTTGTCGGCTATGTTAAGGAAATCTAAATTCGATACGGCTGAGAAGCAAATGCTTTTAAAAGAAGTGAAAGAATCGACGGCCAAGAGAAAGCAGGCTGAGCTAGAAACAGCGAGGTTGAGGGCAGTTTCTGTattgaaaaatgagagaaattcGTTAAGAAACATGTTGTCTAAGCACGTAAGTTCAAAGTCACATGCATTTGCAGGGAGGGCCATGATGTCTTTAGATGCTGGGAATTTCATATCGATGAAAAAGGATTACCATCTAGAGTATGAAAAACCCAAGATAAGAAAAGGGCTAGAAGTTCTTTCCCTAGCATCCGATCCTTGTTCAACTGATGGAACGGAGGAAACAC ACTCAACATCTGATGTAGAGCCCTTAAAGAATTGGGTAAACTCTGAGGCAGAAAAGTATAAGCTTGCTATTGAACAAAGGCACTATCTTGAATTAGAAGTTTTTGCAGAACAACTGAGACTCAAAGATGAAAAGTTAGAAGCTTTTCGTTGCCGTATGCTAAGCATGGAACTCGAATCAAAGAGGTCACAGTCTCATATTGAAGGGCTAGATCATGACCTTACTCAACTGAAGCAAGAAGAGATGAAGTTGAAAGCCGCACTATTGGACCAGGAAGCTGAATTAAATAAACTTAAAGAGCAATTGCAATGGCAGTTCAACCCTTCAAATCtccataaaataaatgtcaacCCCTCTCTACACGATGCAGTCGTAGCTCGTGACCCCGTTTGGTCGAATGTAAAGGTTATTAAAAGAAAACCAGGACAGAGAAAGCCAGAAATGAAGGCAATAGCTGAAGAAATTTCTCAGGAAATGGAGAATGATAAGGCTGATCAAATCCCATCTAGCGAATCGCTCAATGATATAGTATTGACACTTCGATCAGGGACCAATATTTTCCAGCAAGAGAGTGTCGAGTCTGAGGATGTTGCAAGTTCGGAAACATCGACATCAGTAAGCCAAGAATTAAGCAACAAAAGTAACTGGAAAATGGATATTCACGCTCTAGGTGTGTCATACAAGATTAAGAGACTTAAGCAGCAATTACTCATGCTCGAGAGGCTTACAGGAAAACAAGAAAGTAATGAAAATGGTGGAAACAAAAATGGGGTTTGTGGACTGAAGGGATTCTATCCTCTTATATCACTCTTGAACAAACAGGTTGATCGATATCAGTCGCTTCAGGCCAAAAATGATGATCTTTGTAAGAGAATG CATGAGAAGAACCTGAATTTGAACAATGGAGGTTCCAACACTGCTAAAACAGAGGATGAAACCAAAATACTGGAGCAGTTTCTTGAAGAAACCTTTCAACTACAGAGATATATCGTTGCAACTGGTCAAAAACTAATGGAAGTTCAAGCCAAGATTGCTTCGGGTTTCGTTTGTGATACAGAAGATATCGAAAAGCCTGCAACATTCGACATGAAAAGGTTCGCTGATAGTATTCGAACCCTTTTCCGAGAAGTTCAAAGAGGACTCGAGGTACAGATATCTCGGATCATTGGGGATCTTGAGGGAACCCTTGCGTGTAATGGGATCATGCATCTGAAAAAATAG